A window from Candidatus Bathyarchaeota archaeon A05DMB-5 encodes these proteins:
- a CDS encoding type II/IV secretion system ATPase subunit, with translation MAKLRVKETLAKLKKVKIRFNIGKRQQVAIPPPPPKPVPRGFKVVDKYPLYEPFAHVAIVQNPKTGEYKYILDELQLDPLERNVYNRILEILLAEIESPKEEILDPRKFFAEEAKKIVDKYRISLGWLPDVSWYKILYHAERDLVGFGRIDPLMRDPNIEDVSCDGVGKPVYIWHRNYESIETNLEFENDEELDNVVVKLVHMAGKHVSSAFPIVDASLPGKHRLAVCYRREVTPFGTAFTIRKFREDPYSIIDLINLGTYSEEMAAYFWLCLENRASIMVLGGTAAGKTTALNALACLIKPGSKIITIEETAELNLPHENWVSLIARQSYGLGGTSVGEVTLFDLVKTSMRHRPDILIVGEIRGQEAYVLFQALATGHGGMCTMHAENLDSAVKRLTSKPMDISPAYIPLMNIVLSVQRVHLTKGTEKKAYRRVIDVNEIADYEDYRSALKWNPTKDMYVSSFDKSLMLTRISERIGVTKKELIEELNRRKDVLHWMRERNIRSYKDVAAIIAEYYARPKQIYEKVLAGEEVKVVVATKNP, from the coding sequence ATGGCGAAGCTCCGAGTCAAAGAAACATTAGCTAAACTTAAAAAAGTGAAAATTCGATTCAATATAGGGAAACGTCAACAAGTTGCAATTCCACCACCACCACCAAAGCCTGTTCCGAGAGGATTCAAGGTTGTTGATAAATATCCGCTTTATGAACCATTTGCTCATGTTGCCATAGTACAGAATCCAAAAACAGGCGAATACAAATACATATTAGACGAATTACAATTAGATCCCCTAGAAAGAAACGTCTACAACCGCATCTTGGAGATATTACTTGCAGAAATAGAATCGCCAAAAGAGGAAATCTTGGACCCGAGAAAATTTTTTGCAGAAGAAGCTAAGAAAATTGTTGATAAATACCGCATAAGTTTAGGATGGTTGCCCGATGTTTCATGGTATAAGATTCTATATCACGCCGAAAGAGACCTTGTTGGTTTCGGCAGAATTGACCCGTTAATGCGTGACCCAAACATTGAAGACGTTTCATGCGACGGTGTAGGCAAACCAGTTTATATTTGGCACAGAAATTACGAAAGTATTGAGACGAATCTTGAGTTTGAAAACGATGAAGAACTTGACAACGTAGTTGTCAAACTTGTTCACATGGCTGGAAAACATGTAAGCTCAGCCTTTCCAATAGTGGACGCTTCACTGCCGGGTAAACATAGATTAGCAGTATGCTATAGACGTGAAGTCACGCCTTTCGGAACAGCCTTCACCATCAGAAAATTCAGAGAAGACCCCTACTCAATAATAGACTTGATAAACTTAGGCACTTACTCAGAAGAGATGGCGGCCTATTTCTGGCTCTGCCTTGAAAATAGAGCATCAATAATGGTTTTAGGTGGCACGGCGGCGGGAAAAACAACAGCTTTGAACGCTCTTGCTTGCCTCATCAAGCCTGGAAGCAAAATAATAACCATAGAAGAAACGGCGGAACTGAATCTACCTCATGAAAACTGGGTCTCACTCATAGCAAGACAGAGCTATGGTTTAGGCGGAACCAGCGTTGGCGAAGTAACACTCTTTGACCTTGTAAAGACGTCGATGAGACACCGCCCAGACATACTGATTGTGGGCGAGATCAGAGGTCAAGAAGCATACGTGTTATTCCAAGCTTTAGCCACTGGTCACGGTGGCATGTGTACAATGCACGCTGAAAACTTGGATTCAGCAGTGAAACGTTTGACATCGAAACCAATGGATATTTCACCTGCTTACATTCCATTAATGAACATTGTGTTATCAGTCCAAAGAGTTCACTTGACGAAAGGAACAGAGAAAAAAGCGTATAGACGTGTAATAGATGTGAACGAAATCGCAGATTACGAGGACTACAGATCTGCGTTAAAGTGGAATCCAACCAAAGACATGTATGTATCTTCATTTGACAAAAGTTTAATGCTAACGAGAATTTCTGAGCGGATAGGCGTTACTAAGAAAGAATTAATTGAGGAATTGAATAGACGCAAAGATGTTCTGCATTGGATGCGAGAACGTAACATACGCAGTTACAAGGACGTAGCCGCAATTATCGCAGAATACTATGCTAGACCAAAGCAGATTTACGAAAAAGTTCTTGCGGGGGAGGAGGTTAAAGTAGTTGTCGCTACTAAAAACCCTTGA